In the Malassezia vespertilionis chromosome 1, complete sequence genome, one interval contains:
- a CDS encoding carboxypeptidase C (COG:O; MEROPS:MER0003541; EggNog:ENOG503NWF4) has translation MRAPAGPGSLMLGALRLCVCVALCHFAIVHALFGEAILNGVRSAAGVVWQSATGLGTPALLDRIVSSETDLVEDIVHSMQHKSVWKAQGLSMVDGIQYQMLKHEDYPAYQLRVKIAAEDEERFCDPDVKQISGYLDIGQDKHLWFILFESRSNPSKDPLLMWLNGGPGCSSSTGMLFELGPCWVSDKGEGTRPNEWAWNSNANLLFLDQPVQVGYSYTDSDSLVDTSAASAADVYAFLQLFLARFPDYAELPFHIAAESYGGQYAPHIGAEIHRRNKETNMSDKVGPIHIPLTSLMIGNGLSEPQIQFASIPEFACSPKNKYHVFEEGSEECTSLQSKSDTCQKLMEKCERLDNRLICVPTALFCWGALYAPVQALGVNMYDLRRKCDREVDGDLCYPEMGYMEILMNKPHVKSQLGVPSQVTFQSCNMKVNQAFMLQGDSMIDAAALLPPLLEDGIRVLVYAGEADFMCNAIGNHDWVVDFPNTFHDEIANATKTPLFMRSVNGAKPARAGWVIKAGEGAGNLAYAWINEAGHMVPHDQPQVALSMLNKWLANKALTE, from the coding sequence ATGCGTGCGCCAGCAGGGCCTGGCTCGCTCATGTTGGGCGCACTGCGAttgtgtgtgtgtgtggcATTGTGCCATTTTGCGATTGTGCACGCCCTTTTTGGCGAAGCCATCTTAAATGGTGTGCGGTCTGCGGCTGGAGTTGTATGGCAGTCCGCGACGGGGCTCGGCACGCCGGCGCTCCTGGACAGGATCGTCTCTTCCGAGACGGACTTGGTCGAGGACATTGTGCACTCTATGCAGCATAAGTCTGTATGGAAAGCGCAGGGCTTGTCAATGGTAGACGGAATACAGTACCAGATGCTGAAGCACGAGGATTACCCTGCGTACCAGCTCCGTGTAAAGATCGCAGCCGAGGACGAAGAGCGATTTTGCGACCCCGACGTGAAACAGATCAGTGGCTACCTCGATATTGGACAAGACAAGCATCTTTGGTTTATTTTGTTTGAGTCGCGCTCGAATCCAAGCAAAGATCCGCTGCTGATGTGGCTCAACGGTGGGCCAGGCTGCTCTTCCAGTACCGGGATGCTCTTTGAGCTTGGCCCGTGCTGGGTCTCCGACAAGGGCGAGGGCACGCGGCCGAACGAGTGGGCGTGGAACTCAAATGCAAACCTCTTGTTCCTTGACCAGCCCGTGCAGGTAGGCTATTCGTACACCGACTCGGACAGTCTGGTCGATACGTCTGCTGCCAGTGCCGCGGATGTATATGCATTCCTGCAGCTCTTCTTGGCGCGTTTCCCCGACTACGCTGAGCTGCCTTTCCACATTGCTGCCGAGTCCTACGGCGGCCAATACGCCCCCCACATTGGTGCCGAGATTCATCGGAGGAACAAGGAGACGAACATGAGCGACAAGGTTGGACCAATCCACATTCCTCTCACGTCGCTCATGATTGGCAATGGCCTTTCCGAGCCGCAGATCCAGTTTGCGAGTATCCCTGAATTCGcatgctcgccaaagaACAAGTACCACGTGTTTGAAGAAGGCAGCGAAGAGTGCACCAGCTTGCAGTCGAAAAGCGACACTTGCCAGAAGTTGATGGAGAAGTGCGAGCGCCTTGACAACCGCCTGATTTGCGTTCCAACCGCGCTCTTTTGCTGGGGCGCGCTGTACGCGCCGgtgcaagcgcttggcgtgaACATGTACgatttgcgccgcaaatgTGATCGGGAGGTCGACGGGGATCTTTGCTACCCCGAGATGGGCTACATGGAGATCTTGATGAACAAGCCGCACGTCAAGTCGCAGCTGGGCGTGCCGAGCCAAGTCACGTTCCAGAGCTGCAACATGAAGGTCAATCAGGCATTCATGCTCCAGGGCGACTCGATGATtgacgccgctgcgctcctgcCGCCGCTTCTGGAAGACGGCATCCGTGTTTTGGTGTATGCGGGCGAGGCTGACTTTATGTGCAATGCGATTGGCAACCACGACTGGGTCGTAGACTTCCCCAACACGTTCCATGACGAGATTGCAAACGCGACCAAGACGCCCCTGTTTATGCGCAGCGTCAATGGCGCAAAGCCTGCGCGTGCTGGTTGGGTCATCAAAGCGGGTGAAGGCGCCGGGAACCTCGCGTATGCGTGGATCAACGAGGCTGGGCATATGGTCCCGCATGACCAGCCGCAAGTCGCACTGTCGATGCTGAACAAGTGGCTTGCCAACAAGGCGTTGACCGAGTAG
- a CDS encoding uncharacterized protein (EggNog:ENOG503PBRV; COG:O) — MLPQKSEQQQEGTNACGTGDNPNSDCQNVYFNSAKDFCLWAPSGPETVGIGEAERHVVSYCTKSGRGTRLIPPGTLKSVHYVRTPHYVQVSGTGNFANMHISAQGGGGELDPHGQDGLGNPIGGLVFSTAFGRGFEQVHEWMSFMDDKTYCFRACMDSDLAYEYCKNTYDELGCNFNMPTGPDQPDVFESCEGADADVVGLYTDNGVVSTFLQSQTLLPGIKVPPPKAPQPINKCSPFQSTKLHGSLKQPFRNVTWNNPLIKSNLSKSNLKSSSKSKSSTSTTSSTTSQATSQAPTSVTPAATVKNKPTSTGFPSLSMADHAANLWAPDVRSVFLAAFALVGTLLL, encoded by the coding sequence ATGCTTCCGCAAAAGTCCGAGCAGCAACAGGAGGGCACAAACGCGTGCGGAACTGGAGACAACCCAAACTCCGACTGCCAAAATGTGTACTTTAACTCGGCTAAAGATTTTTGCCTGTGGGCCCCGTCCGGACCCGAAACTGTGGGCATTGGTGAAGCTGAGCGCCACGTTGTAAGTTATTGCACCAAGAGCGGTCGTGGGACACGACTAATTCCTCCTGGAACACTTAAAAGCGTACACTATGTACGCACGCCGCATTATGTACAGGTGAGCGGCACGGGTAACTTTGCAAATATGCACATTAGTGCACAAGGCGGTGGCGGCGAACTTGATCCTCACGGGCAGGACGGCCTTGGGAATCCCATTGGTGGTCTCGTCTTCTCCACTGCATTCGGCCGCGGGTTTGAGCAGGTGCACGAATGGATGAGCTTTATGGACGATAAAACCTATTGTTTCCGGGCGTGCATGGATAGTGATCTGGCGTACGAATATTGCAAGAACACGTACGACGAGTTGGGCTGCAACTTTAACATGCCCACAGGCCCTGATCAGCCCGATGTCTTCGAGTCGTGCGAGGGTGCCGACGCAGACGTGGTAGGACTGTACACCGATAATGGTGTTGTCTCCACATTTTTGCAGTCGCAGACCTTGCTACCCGGTATCAAGGTACCACCACCCAAGGCGCCGCAACCGATTAACAAATGCTCTCCATTCCAGTCGACCAAGCTGCATGGCTCGCTGAAACAACCGTTCCGAAACGTCACATGGAATAATCCGCTGATCAAGTCAAATCTGTCGAAAAGCAATTTAAAGTCGTCGTCGAAAAGCAAGTCCAGCACATCCACAACATCTTCCACTACATCTCAAGCTACATCTCAAGCGCCAACCTCCGTTACCCCTGCTGCCACCGTTAAGAACAAACCCACAAGTACTGGTTTTCCGTCTCTTTCAATGGCAGATCATGCCGCCAACTTGTGGGCTCCTGACGTGCGCTCCGTCTTCCTTGCCGCGTTTGCGCTCGTTGGCACCCTCTTACTATAG
- a CDS encoding uncharacterized protein (TransMembrane:7 (o16-36i48-67o87-107i119-135o141-159i166-190o202-221i); EggNog:ENOG503P5T1), with protein MERFAELAADIRIQTFAASVALIQMVYQLFASTLYAGKSDEQMRKRSWIITTFSAFLVSCVSLPYVFDLLYSGMLWTEVTPHRELIADPLTMFFTAYLASDLGVGMLCYRKFVNVSSGWVHHSVYIVLCLILLRNRWTNCFATGLIMEVPTWIMGIGALNPKLRSYWAFTLSFVLTRIVFHAIVIYSLVLPTGRYVNAALPSFGPLIICSLAFPMHVVWAYKSIRSLIRRMHKLSAQAKELELERKAAIEEATRMLDSADSLQQQQGIYQLSQTLGTGTRAEPEVRARARALVSNAVYKLWHNAPEAWRKSYSEEIEQCKQQGLDVASMPRSTLVRRALGRHLLDRSKRGHNIPAVNEDDEDDLEDWMSVTSMNGPAPAHQIPRGGRKVSLGKGINISMPRELEPLLNGQNYIVSEFPVERERGTRRQRIVGEMRRRLEVARRDMVVF; from the coding sequence AtggagcgctttgcggaGCTGGCCGCCGATATACGCATCCAAACTTTTGCAGCATCCGTTGCGCTGATACAAATGGTGTATCAGCTATTTGCATCTACTTTGTATGCTGGCAAATCGGACGAGCAGATGCGGAAGCGCTCTTGGATTATCACGACCTTCTCTGCTTTCCTAGTGTCCTGCGTCTCTCTTCCGTACGTGTTCGATCTGCTCTATTCTGGAATGTTATGGACGGAAGTGACGCCACATCGCGAATTGATTGCGGACCCGCTGACCATGTTTTTCACGGCTTACCTCGCCTCTGATTTAGGCGTCGGGATGTTGTGCTATCGCAAGTTTGTCAATGTGTCGAGCGGGTGGGTTCACCATAGCGTGTACATTGTGCTATGTCTGATCCTGCTCCGCAACCGGTGGACGAATTGTTTTGCTACAGGGTTAATTATGGAGGTTCCGACGTGGATCATGGGGATAGGTGCCTTGAATCCGAAGCTGCGCTCCTACTGGGCATTCACCCTCTCTTTTGTGCTGACCCGCATTGTATTCCACGCTATTGTCATCTACTCTTTGGTACTTCCCACGGGCCGCTATGTaaatgcagcgctgccaAGCTTTGGACCGCTTATCATTTGTTCACTTGCTTTTCCCATGCACGTTGTATGGGCGTACAAGAGCATTCGCAGCCTTAtccggcgcatgcacaagcTGTCTGCACAGGCAAAAGAGCTTGAGTTGGAGCGCAAGGCTGCAATTGAGGAAGCAACTCGCATGCTGGACTCGGCAGATAGTctccagcagcagcagggGATTTACCAGCTCAGCCAGACACTCGGAACCGGGACCAGGGCAGAGCCCGaggtgcgcgcacgcgcgcgcgcgctcgttTCCAACGCCGTATACAAGCTTTGGCACAATGCGCCAGAGGCTTGGCGGAAATCATACTCGGAAGAGATTGAGCAGTGCAAGCAGCAAGGTTTGGACGTGGCGAGCATGCCGAGGAGTACATTGGTccgacgcgcgcttgggcgGCATTTGCTGGaccgcagcaagcgcggccACAATATCCCCGCGGTGAAcgaggacgacgaagaTGACCTGGAAGACTGGATGTCGGTCACGTCGATGAATGGACCGGCGCCTGCGCACCAAATTCCCAGAGGGGGGCGCAAAGTGTCTTTGGGGAAAGGAATCAATATCAGTATGCCGCGCGAGTTGGAGCCGCTTTTGAACGGGCAGAATTACATTGTGAGCGAGTTCCctgtcgagcgcgaaagAGGCACGCGGCGTCAAAGGATCGTGGGAgagatgcgccgcaggctAGAAgtggcacgccgcgatATGGTAGTTTTTTGA
- a CDS encoding uncharacterized protein (COG:Q; EggNog:ENOG503NW0K), which yields MTTELVQIPAWTPPAETKKEDLDWAPLHTLDLSKIQGEDFDQVPQDVVEQVGEAFSKDGFMYAVNHGLTHEQVLRQFAIGQYAFNNVSEEEKKRCVADMVNAGSFVGYKPMGHWQLQGVKDRIEQLNFGSQTFTPAKRERFPVQMQSLMDEIHEFARYNHDVILRKVLAVLSLVLKLPVQTLWNLSADHEKGLDLLRYALYRTPPKEDDTTLNGVRLQGHTDFNSVSILWSQPITSLEVLMPDDVWRTVRYRPNAIVLNMGDAIHFLSGGFLKPTIHRVVAPPEDQAHYDRLGLFYFALFNDDVELKPLTDSPVVRKAHESRNFWDECKRNGLPIPTAGEWERMRVRAYGQGGQKKGSDGHDHVKIAGVDVTLYNDTKNSNKRAHINSSQPITV from the coding sequence ATGACAACTGAACTCGTGCAAATTCCAGCGTGGACTCCGCCTGCGGAGACCAAAAAGGAGGACCTTGACTGGGCGCCACTGCATACTCTCGACCTGTCTAAAATCCAAGGCGAAGATTTTGACCAGGTGCCCCAGGATGTTGTGGAGCAAGTCGGCGAGGCGTTTTCCAAGGACGGGTTCATGTACGCCGTGAACCACGGCCTTACCCACGAACAGGTCCTGCGTCAGTTTGCGATTGGCCAGTATGCATTCAACAATGTTTCGGAAGAGGAGAAAAAGCGCTGTGTTGCGGATATGGTCAATGCAGGAAGTTTTGTCGGGTACAAGCCGATGGGCCACTGGCAGCTGCAGGGGGTCAAGGATCGGATTGAGCAGTTAAACTTTGGCTCGCAGACGTTTACCCctgccaagcgcgagcgtTTTCCAGTGCAGATGCAGTCACTGATGGACGAGATTCACGAATTTGCGCGTTACAACCATGACGTGATTTTGCGCAAAGTCCTTGCGGTGCTTTCTTTGGTGCTCAAGCTACCTGTGCAAACTTTGTGGAACCTCTCTGCGGATCACGAGAAAGGCCTTGATCTTTTGCGCTATGCGCTGTATCGCACCCCGCCGAAAGAGGACGACACGACGCTCAATGGTGTGCGGCTCCAGGGCCACACCGACTTTAATTCGGTTTCGATCCTTTGGTCCCAGCCGATCACTTCGCTTGAGGTGCTCATGCCTGATGATGTTTGGCGCACCGTGCGCTACCGGCCAAACGCGATTGTGCTGAACATGGGCGATGCCATTCACTTTCTCTCTGGCGGTTTCCTCAAGCCGACGATTCACCGTGTtgttgcgccgccggaAGATCAGGCACACTACGACCGGCTCGGGTTGTTTTACTTTGCGCTGTTTAACGACGATGTCGAGCTCAAGCCGCTGACTGACTCGCCGGTagtgcgcaaggcgcacgaGTCGCGTAACTTTTGGGACGAATGTAAGCGCAATGGCCTGCCAATCCCGACTGCGGGCGAGTGGGAGCGCATGCGTGTGCGTGCCTATGGGCAGGGAGGCCAAAAGAAAGGTTCCGATGGCCACGATCACGTAAAGATTGCTGGTGTCGATGTGACATTGTACAACGATACTAAGAACTCGAACAAGCGTGCCCACATCAACAGCTCCCAGCCGATTACAGTATAA
- a CDS encoding uncharacterized protein (EggNog:ENOG503NTX7; COG:U; COG:Y): MSAVPFGPHALLDTLYTAAAASDAATLRDSNAQLDSWEALSTYWEALLHVAFDRGVTSGKYPAAQYEHMRRLAIIRFKNGVAKFWRPRIVNRVAVKIDPATKERLRASLMGVLHEPDRVVAVQAAVAIAKLARLDYPDEWPRLIPMLREAILSSIATMCAGDSSVNTARQTLVLLRAADVLRQCVKEFGTVRVLAGKLRMSELARLLLPELQPSFGELFYNTFPFGPHSTPDAVLRWANEPGIVERIRAAHLLFKVLHRLSLADSGVISSRIDTSQGKPNNLAYNFFVTTPSQLQVLAGLRDYVVGSEDAALGATIVPLTKYMIAYGKFHLALIAKLHNNVSFWPAWPEIAWWYWSILQRTAADGSALSVLKPEAATDADMRAAHPYKWLVIALVLLRTTLFAWKRNRPAGSAFVGMQGAQFELDATQVLLNSYLRLSQQDLQRWEESAETFAIEETQADPNMDIRPAAERLLLVLSQNCTRGARNGVDQAVLPHVSEFVYSKFEEAATMDTLSLDAVLARDALYTGLGLCRDQLDPALSEDEVGSTPHDPADMDRLTLAIRARFVPEAMYISPRVDAAWIVMRRRIAWLLWEWSEYVRSDMRQEVYATLVSLMVTEYGRTDAAVQLAATRSLSALADTVEFEPDVFEPFLGDALAHMLRLVAHGDLEEPDSIRTVAKALSVIIERVGPRIVPFTPKLVEMLPVLWEHDDPEARVKPSILEFLGKLATASSAAFANDPRLQHLHEMIVRIVHASLSPALAPLLGFDGLLLFARTVQATPNMTAPLFGALALVSPLVLQPDYAPLACHVWEGACLLAPVDALQHYGSEMYATCASVLGEKDSPVVLSPLTALHCHLRALSVADAPDAIRYFAEILHTTHLFPLLLSTLLRGEETSVIESQFVVVLCRMAFLFPLPFFLELVRGSVPTLLQVWEDKPTLQATLVGKPAGSVWDVLIPYLVRCVQSMSSVSKMKLCSLGAATILRGAGPEDIQVLANLPALVGMWTDVLGLVVENEEGDSSVYNTDPLHDRVPGNEMLDDELELGFDSYGPLEDTTPSGKRADALLSEEAARKTPLRPYLFASLNSALAAHPPGTPSGVVLQQALEGIDPLVLDVLNKDLAQAPAT; the protein is encoded by the coding sequence ATGAGTGCAGTGCCGTTTGGGCCGCACGCACTGCTCGATACCCTTTATACCGCGGCCGCAGCGTCTGATGCAGCTACTTTGAGAGATTCCAATGCACAACTGGACTCATGGGAGGCGCTCTCCACGTACTGGGAGGCGCTCCTGCACGTTGCATTTGACCGCGGGGTAACGTCTGGAAAATATCCCGCGGCGCAGTACGAGCATATGCGGCGCCTTGCCATCATTCGCTTCAAGAACGGGGTAGCCAAGTTTTGGAGGCCGCGTATTGTGaaccgcgtcgctgtgAAGATCGACCCTGCGACGAAAGAGAGGCTAAGGGCGTCGCTTATGGGCGTTCTTCACGAACCCGACCGGGTCGTTGCGGTGCAGGCTGCCGTCGCGATCGCCAAACTTGCACGCCTGGACTACCCTGACGAATGGCCGCGTCTAATTCCTATGCTGCGTGAAGCGATCCTGTCGTCTATCGCTACCATGTGTGCTGGCGACTCGAGTGTGAACACCGCGCGGCAGACCTTGGtccttttgcgcgcggccgaCGTACTGCGCCAGTGTGTGAAAGAGTTTGGAACGGTGCGTGTACTGGCGGGAAAGTTGCGCATGTCGGAACTGGCACGTCTGCTGCTCCCTGAATTGCAGCCGAGTTTTGGCGAGCTGTTTTACAATACTTTTCCCTTTGGTCCCCACAGCACCCCCGACGCTGTTTTGCGCTGGGCCAACGAACCCGGCATTGTGGAGCGCATCCGTGCAGCACACCTGCTTTTCAAAGTCCTGCACCGCTTATCGCTCGCAGATTCTGGTGTAATTTCGTCTAGAATTGATACCAGCCAAGGCAAGCCGAACAATCTCGCGTACAACTTCTTCGTCACCACGCCCAGCCAGCTGCAAGTTCTTGCTGGACTGCGTGACTACGTGGTAGGCTCAGAGGACGCGGCGCTAGGCGCAACTATCGTGCCGCTGACCAAGTACATGATTGCCTACGGCAAGTTTCATCTTGCGCTGATCGCCAAGCTCCACAACAATGTCTCTTTCTGGCCGGCGTGGCCGGAAATCGCATGGTGGTACTGGTCTATTCTtcagcgcaccgctgccgaCGGGAGTGCTTTGTCCGTGCTCAAGCCGGAGGCAGCAACAGACGCTGAtatgcgcgcagcgcaccccTATAAATGGCTAGTTATCGCCTTGGTCTtgttgcgcacgacgctCTTCGCGTGGAAACGGAACCGGCCAGCAGGATCAGCATTTGTCGGCATGCAAGGCGCTCAATTCGAGCTGGATGCGACGCAAGTGCTCCTGAATTCCTACCTGCGCCTTTCGCAACAGgatttgcagcgctgggaAGAGAGTGCGGAGACGTTCGCCATCGAAGAGACACAGGCGGACCCAAACATGGACATTCGGCCCGCCGCAGAGCGCCTCCTCCTTGTCCTTTCGCAGaattgcacgcgcggcgcgcgcaatggcgtCGATCAAGCTGTTCTGCCACACGTGTCTGAGTTTGTGTACAGTAAATTCGAAGAGGCTGCGACGATGGACACGCTGTCTTTGGACGCagttcttgcgcgcgatgcacttTACACAGGCCTCGGCCTCTGTCGCGACCAGCTGGACCCCGCGTTGTCCGAGGACGAGGTGGGCAGCACACCGCACGACCCTGCCGATATGGATCGCTTGACGCTCGCTATTCGCGCTCGCTTCGTGCCAGAGGCCATGTACATTTCTCCGCGTGTTGACGCAGCATGGATCGTGATGCGACGCCGCATTGCATGGCTCCTGTGGGAATGGAGCGAGTATGTGCGGTCCGACATGCGCCAGGAAGTGTACGCTACTTTGGTCAGCTTAATGGTCACAGAGTATGGGCGGACTGACGCCGCagtgcagctcgccgccaCGCGTTCGCTCtccgcgcttgccgataCCGTCGAGTTTGAGCCCGACGTTTTTGAGCCATTTTTGGGCGATGCATTGGCACACATGCTCCGGCTTGTTGCACACGGCGATTTGGAAGAACCTGATAGTATTCGCACGGTGGCCAAGGCTCTTTCCGTGATCATTGAGCGCGTTGGTCCGCGCATTGTGCCTTTCACTCCAAAGCTCGTCGAGATGCTCCCCGTGCTATGGGAGCACGATGATCCTGAAGCGCGCGTCAAGCCGAGCATTCTGGAATTTTTGGGAAAGCTGGCGACCGCGTCGAGTGCTGCCTTTGCCAACGACCCTAGGTTGCAGCATTTACACGAGATGATCGTGCGGATTGTACACGCAAGCCTGTCgccagcgctcgcgccgctgcttgggTTTGACGGCTTGCTGCTTTTTGCACGTACCGTGCAAGCGACTCCGAACAtgactgcgccgctctttggcgcgctcgcgcttgttTCTCCGTTGGTTTTGCAGCCGGATtatgcgccgctcgcgtgcCATGTATGGGAAGGGGCGTGTCTATTGGCGCCTGTGGATGCATTGCAGCATTATGGAAGCGAAATGTACGCTACGTGTGCCTCTGTGCTTGGAGAAAAAGACAGCCCCGTGGTTCTTTCGCCGCTCACGGCGCTTCACTGCCACTTGCGTGCCTTGTCTGTCGCAGACGCGCCAGACGCAATACGATACTTTGCGGAGATATTGCACACCACGCACCTCTTCCCCCTTTTGCTTTCCACGCTCCTCCGCGGCGAAGAGACGAGCGTTATCGAGAGTCAGTTTGTCGTAGTGCTCTGTCGCATGGCATTTCTCTTCCCGCTGCCATTCTTCCTCGAGCTTGTTCGTGGGAGTGtgccgacgctgctgcaagtATGGGAGGATAAGCCTACGTTGCAGGCCACACTTGTTGGCAAGCCAGCTGGGAGTGTGTGGGACGTGCTGATCCCATACCTGGTACGGTGTGTGCAAAGTATGTCGTCGGTCAGCAAAATGAAGCTTTGCTCTcttggcgctgcgacgatcttgcgcggcgcgggtCCCGAGGATATTCAGGTACTGGCGAATCTGCCTGCATTGGTGGGCATGTGGACCGATGTGCTGGGTCTGGTTGTAGAAAACGAGGAGGGCGATTCTTCGGTCTACAACACCGATCCGCTCCACGATCGCGTGCCTGGCAACGAGATGCTGGACGACGAATTGGAGCTTGGGTTTGACTCGTACGGGCCTTTGGAGGACACGACGCCAAGCGGCAAGCGTGCCGACGCGTTATTGAGCGAGgaagccgcgcgcaaaacacCGCTACGGCCCTACCTATTTGCATCGCTAAACAGTgcattggcggcgcatccaccGGGCACTCCATCGGGCGTCGTGCTTCAGCAGGCGCTGGAGGGAATAGATCCGCTCGTGCTGGACGTGCTGAACAAGGACCTTGCCCAGGCTCCCGCAACGTAG
- a CDS encoding uncharacterized protein (COG:S; EggNog:ENOG503PAD9; TransMembrane:2 (i59-76o88-109i)), protein MSAKRNRPAPNVDGWKKERNLSPVHRLVAWLNFLPPSAEECHKPGPDDKLPVFDEWNQALYLLPFAMLPFTVRYLYYHYVDTQMPNHWTIFVMFFTYTVFFAAVFVRFLNRLALKYGYLDSGVGRDTISYSMVSKLSIEAISALSLRPLGMVLLTYNPAEAPKLTIWFPFQLFIFTLIEDFNYYWFHRLCHEAESAWKVHRLHHTTKHPTALLLSYADEIQEVIDIVGAPLLSWFTFPIPYDVLSVWVLIHISIQLHGHSGIRLHYGTLLTGPWLRPLNLELVEEDHDLHHRHGWKDSYNYGKQSRVWDTLFGTTGDRIEGYEENLQWGTFISP, encoded by the coding sequence ATGTCTGCTAAACGCAACAGACCGGCGCCTAACGTCGACGGATGGAAGAAGGAGCGAAATCTTTCTCCTGTTCATCGTCTGGTTGCATGGCTCAATTTTTTGCCCCCCAGTGCCGAAGAATGCCACAAGCCTGGCCCTGATGACAAGTTGCCTGTATTTGACGAGTGGAACCAGGCGCTTTACCTGCTTCCATTTGCGATGCTCCCATTTACAGTACGCTACTTGTACTACCATTATGTGGATACTCAGATGCCAAATCACTGGACCATCTTTGTCATGTTCTTTACCTATACGGTGTTCTTTGCAGCGGTGTTTGTCCGCTTTTTGAACCGGCTTGCGCTCAAGTACGGCTACCTGGACTCGGGTGTTGGCCGTGATACTATCTCTTACAGTATGGTATCGAAACTCTCCATTGAGGCCATCAGTGCCCTGTCTTTGCGTCCGCTCGGCATGGTTCTTCTCACATACAACCCTGCTGAAGCGCCCAAGCTGACGATTTGGTTCCCATTCCAGCTGTTTATATTTACACTGATTGAGGACTTTAACTACTACTGGTTCCATCGCCTTTGCCATGAAGCTGAGAGTGCATGGAAAGTCCACCGTCTTCATCACACGACGAAGCACCCTACCGCACTCCTCCTCAGCTACGCGGACGAGATACAAGAAGTCATTGACATTGTTGGTGCACCTTTGCTGAGTTGGTTTACATTCCCCATCCCTTACGATGTGTTGTCCGTCTGGGTTCTTATTCACATTTCCATTCAGCTTCACGGCCACAGCGGTATCCGCTTGCACTATGGCACTCTTCTGACTGGCCCTTGGCTGCGTCCATTAAACCTAGAACTTGTTGAAGAGGACCACGATCTTCACCACCGTCATGGCTGGAAGGATTCGTACAACTACGGGAAACAGTCTCGTGTATGGGATACCCTGTTTGGCACTACGGGCGATCGCATCGAAGGCTACGAAGAAAACCTTCAGTGGGGCACGTTTATTAGTCCGTAA
- a CDS encoding uncharacterized protein (COG:S; EggNog:ENOG503PAD9; TransMembrane:4 (i59-76o88-109i130-154o166-185i)), which translates to MSSARNRPAPNVDGWKKERNLSILHRIVALVQLLPPSPEECHKPGPDDKLPVFDEWNQALYLLPFAMLPFTVRYLYYHYVDTQMPNHWTIFVMFFTYTIFFAAVFVNYLNRLALRYGYLDSGVGRDTIPYNMAAKIAVEAISALSLRPLGMVLLTYNPAEAPKLTIWFPFQLFIFTLVEDFYYYWFHRLCHEAESAWVFHRLHHTTKHPTALLLGYADEIQEVVDIVGAPLLSWFTFPIPYDVLSVWVLIHISIQLHGHSGIRLHYGTLLTGPWLRPLNLELVEEDHDLHHRHGWKDSYNYGKQSRVWDTLFGTTGNRIEGYEENLQRGTFIHP; encoded by the coding sequence ATGTCATCTGCGCGCAACAGACCAGCACCTAACGTCGACGGTTGGAAGAAGGAGCGAAACCTTTCCATTTTGCACCGTATCGTTGCTTTGGTCCAGCTTTTGCCACCTTCGCCAGAAGAATGCCACAAGCCTGGCCCTGATGACAAGTTGCCTGTATTTGACGAGTGGAACCAGGCGCTTTACCTGCTTCCATTTGCGATGCTCCCATTTACAGTACGCTACTTGTACTACCATTATGTGGATACTCAGATGCCAAATCACTGGACCATCTTTGTCATGTTTTTTACCTATACGATCTTCTTTGCAGCGGTGTTTGTCAATTACCTGAACAGACTTGCTTTGCGGTACGGCTACCTGGACTCGGGTGTTGGCCGTGATACGATTCCGTACAATATGGCCGCGAAAATCGCAGTCGAGGCCATCAGTGCCTTGTCCTTGCGTCCGCTCGGCATGGTTCTTCTCACATACAACCCTGCTGAAGCGCCCAAGCTGACGATTTGGTTCCCATTCCAGCTGTTTATATTTACCTTGGTTGAAGACTTTTACTACTACTGGTTCCATCGCCTCTGCCATGAAGCTGAAAGTGCATGGGTATTCCACCGTCTTCATCACACGACGAAGCACCCTACTGCGCTTCTTCTTGGCTACGCGGACGAGATACAAGAAGTTGTTGACATTGTTGGCGCACCTTTGCTGAGTTGGTTTACATTCCCCATCCCTTACGATGTGTTGTCCGTCTGGGTTCTTATTCACATTTCCATTCAGCTTCACGGCCACAGCGGTATCCGCTTGCACTATGGCACTCTTCTGACTGGCCCTTGGCTGCGTCCATTAAACCTAGAACTTGTTGAAGAGGACCACGATCTTCACCACCGTCATGGCTGGAAGGATTCGTACAACTACGGGAAACAGTCTCGTGTATGGGATACCCTGTTTGGCACTACGGGCAATCGCATCGAAGGCTACGAAGAGAACCTTCAGCGAGGCACGTTTATTCACCCTTAA